In Musa acuminata AAA Group cultivar baxijiao chromosome BXJ2-8, Cavendish_Baxijiao_AAA, whole genome shotgun sequence, one genomic interval encodes:
- the LOC103994150 gene encoding protein XRI1 isoform X8: MEFEDGNGKSNNCGMWEWQGDEYSLQRNTRNEFSHLFWDEVCQNEDDLLYMLDEHTPIKDCADLGHQVSDVGDETTKGLEECKDSNQLKRRRTLQFTTDTNEAANDQMTSTVFKSKLMESSMMEDGISESLECTTQWTLGFSDDRSAINSDGLDQSSDGWLVDYLNESETHCSPDEKNNIVAFNQQVDISEFYHDSPAMETDMVPETPAPAHLKFFNGVLGKMSYIKGPKKLTTSIAYPFALIKPCGVHGDVTLKDINQRILAPLPSKSKLKKDEDPSISYPTSAFSGKPVVVKTKIRTEGGQGSITIMRTKG; the protein is encoded by the exons ATGGAGTTCGAGGATGGCAATGGCAAGAGCAACAA CTGTGGGATGTGGGAGTGGCAAGGAGATGAATACAGTCTTCAGAGAAACACGCGAAATG AATTCTCTCACTTGTTCTGGGACGAAGTATGCCAAAATGAAGATGATCTGTTATACATGCTGGATGAGCATACTCCCATTAAAGATTGTGCAGATCTGGGACACCAAGTTTCTGATGTTGGAG ATGAAACTACCAAAGGTTTGGAAGAATGCAAGGATTCTAATCAACTTAAGAGGAGACGCACGCTCCAGTTCACTACTGATACCAATGAGGCTGCAAACGACCAAATGACCTCTACAGTTTTCAAATCTAAG TTGATGGAGAGCTCCATGATGGAAGATGGGATTTCAGAAAGTTTAGAGTGCACCACACAGTGGACTTTGGGCTTCTCAG ATGATAGGTCTGCCATCAACTCTGACGGGTTGGATCAGTCATCCGATGGGTGGCTAGTAGATTACCTGAATGAAAGCGAGACACATTGCAGCCCTGATGAAAA GAACAATATTGTAGCCTTCAATCAGCAAGTTGATATTTCTG AGTTCTACCATGATTCACCTGCCATGGAAACTGACATGGTGCCAGAGACTCCTGCTCCAGCACATCTGAAATTCTTTAATGGTGTGCTTG GTAAAATGTCATATATCAAAGGTCCAAAAAAGTTGACTACCTCAATTGCTTATCCTTTTGCTCTTATTAAGCCTTGTGGAGTTCACGGGGATGTGACTTTGAAGGACATAAATCAACGGATTCTTGCTCCACTGCCATCAAAATCAAAGCTTAAGAAGGATGAGGATCCATCCATTTCTTATCCAACCTCGGCTTTCTCTGGGAAGCCTGTGGTTGTCAAAACAAAAATACGCACTGAAGGTGGACAAGGTAGCATTACAATTATGAGAACGAAAGGTTGA
- the LOC103994150 gene encoding protein XRI1 isoform X7, whose protein sequence is MEFEDGNGKSNNCGMWEWQGDEYSLQRNTRNAEFSHLFWDEVCQNEDDLLYMLDEHTPIKDCADLGHQVSDVGDETTKGLEECKDSNQLKRRRTLQFTTDTNEAANDQMTSTVFKSKLMESSMMEDGISESLECTTQWTLGFSDDRSAINSDGLDQSSDGWLVDYLNESETHCSPDEKNNIVAFNQQVDISEFYHDSPAMETDMVPETPAPAHLKFFNGVLGKMSYIKGPKKLTTSIAYPFALIKPCGVHGDVTLKDINQRILAPLPSKSKLKKDEDPSISYPTSAFSGKPVVVKTKIRTEGGQGSITIMRTKG, encoded by the exons ATGGAGTTCGAGGATGGCAATGGCAAGAGCAACAA CTGTGGGATGTGGGAGTGGCAAGGAGATGAATACAGTCTTCAGAGAAACACGCGAAATG CAGAATTCTCTCACTTGTTCTGGGACGAAGTATGCCAAAATGAAGATGATCTGTTATACATGCTGGATGAGCATACTCCCATTAAAGATTGTGCAGATCTGGGACACCAAGTTTCTGATGTTGGAG ATGAAACTACCAAAGGTTTGGAAGAATGCAAGGATTCTAATCAACTTAAGAGGAGACGCACGCTCCAGTTCACTACTGATACCAATGAGGCTGCAAACGACCAAATGACCTCTACAGTTTTCAAATCTAAG TTGATGGAGAGCTCCATGATGGAAGATGGGATTTCAGAAAGTTTAGAGTGCACCACACAGTGGACTTTGGGCTTCTCAG ATGATAGGTCTGCCATCAACTCTGACGGGTTGGATCAGTCATCCGATGGGTGGCTAGTAGATTACCTGAATGAAAGCGAGACACATTGCAGCCCTGATGAAAA GAACAATATTGTAGCCTTCAATCAGCAAGTTGATATTTCTG AGTTCTACCATGATTCACCTGCCATGGAAACTGACATGGTGCCAGAGACTCCTGCTCCAGCACATCTGAAATTCTTTAATGGTGTGCTTG GTAAAATGTCATATATCAAAGGTCCAAAAAAGTTGACTACCTCAATTGCTTATCCTTTTGCTCTTATTAAGCCTTGTGGAGTTCACGGGGATGTGACTTTGAAGGACATAAATCAACGGATTCTTGCTCCACTGCCATCAAAATCAAAGCTTAAGAAGGATGAGGATCCATCCATTTCTTATCCAACCTCGGCTTTCTCTGGGAAGCCTGTGGTTGTCAAAACAAAAATACGCACTGAAGGTGGACAAGGTAGCATTACAATTATGAGAACGAAAGGTTGA
- the LOC103994150 gene encoding protein XRI1 isoform X1, which produces MVLFDGTSRQRWFERRCMICSIGGSFRGWGFPVWFSDLGLLLPLIRPSCCGMWEWQGDEYSLQRNTRNAEFSHLFWDEVCQNEDDLLYMLDEHTPIKDCADLGHQVSDVGDETTKGLEECKDSNQLKRRRTLQFTTDTNEAANDQMTSTVFKSKLMESSMMEDGISESLECTTQWTLGFSDDRSAINSDGLDQSSDGWLVDYLNESETHCSPDEKNNIVAFNQQVDISEFYHDSPAMETDMVPETPAPAHLKFFNGVLGKMSYIKGPKKLTTSIAYPFALIKPCGVHGDVTLKDINQRILAPLPSKSKLKKDEDPSISYPTSAFSGKPVVVKTKIRTEGGQGSITIMRTKG; this is translated from the exons ATGGTACTGTTTGATGGAACTTCAAGACAGAGATGGTTCGAAAGGCGATGCATGATTTGTAGCATTGGCGGCTCCTTTAGGGGTTGGGGTTTTCCTGTTTGGTTTTCCGATCTTGGACTTCTTCTACCGTTGATTCGCCCCTCCTG CTGTGGGATGTGGGAGTGGCAAGGAGATGAATACAGTCTTCAGAGAAACACGCGAAATG CAGAATTCTCTCACTTGTTCTGGGACGAAGTATGCCAAAATGAAGATGATCTGTTATACATGCTGGATGAGCATACTCCCATTAAAGATTGTGCAGATCTGGGACACCAAGTTTCTGATGTTGGAG ATGAAACTACCAAAGGTTTGGAAGAATGCAAGGATTCTAATCAACTTAAGAGGAGACGCACGCTCCAGTTCACTACTGATACCAATGAGGCTGCAAACGACCAAATGACCTCTACAGTTTTCAAATCTAAG TTGATGGAGAGCTCCATGATGGAAGATGGGATTTCAGAAAGTTTAGAGTGCACCACACAGTGGACTTTGGGCTTCTCAG ATGATAGGTCTGCCATCAACTCTGACGGGTTGGATCAGTCATCCGATGGGTGGCTAGTAGATTACCTGAATGAAAGCGAGACACATTGCAGCCCTGATGAAAA GAACAATATTGTAGCCTTCAATCAGCAAGTTGATATTTCTG AGTTCTACCATGATTCACCTGCCATGGAAACTGACATGGTGCCAGAGACTCCTGCTCCAGCACATCTGAAATTCTTTAATGGTGTGCTTG GTAAAATGTCATATATCAAAGGTCCAAAAAAGTTGACTACCTCAATTGCTTATCCTTTTGCTCTTATTAAGCCTTGTGGAGTTCACGGGGATGTGACTTTGAAGGACATAAATCAACGGATTCTTGCTCCACTGCCATCAAAATCAAAGCTTAAGAAGGATGAGGATCCATCCATTTCTTATCCAACCTCGGCTTTCTCTGGGAAGCCTGTGGTTGTCAAAACAAAAATACGCACTGAAGGTGGACAAGGTAGCATTACAATTATGAGAACGAAAGGTTGA
- the LOC103994150 gene encoding protein XRI1 isoform X3, whose product MVLFDGTSRQRWFERRCMICSIGGSFRGWGFPVWFSDLGLLLPLIRPSCCGMWEWQGDEYSLQRNTRNAEFSHLFWDEVCQNEDDLLYMLDEHTPIKDCADLGHQVSDVGDETTKGLEECKDSNQLKRRRTLQFTTDTNEAANDQMTSTVFKSKLMESSMMEDGISESLECTTQWTLGFSDDRSAINSDGLDQSSDGWLVDYLNESETHCSPDEKNNIVAFNQQVDISEFYHDSPAMETDMVPETPAPAHLKFFNGKMSYIKGPKKLTTSIAYPFALIKPCGVHGDVTLKDINQRILAPLPSKSKLKKDEDPSISYPTSAFSGKPVVVKTKIRTEGGQGSITIMRTKG is encoded by the exons ATGGTACTGTTTGATGGAACTTCAAGACAGAGATGGTTCGAAAGGCGATGCATGATTTGTAGCATTGGCGGCTCCTTTAGGGGTTGGGGTTTTCCTGTTTGGTTTTCCGATCTTGGACTTCTTCTACCGTTGATTCGCCCCTCCTG CTGTGGGATGTGGGAGTGGCAAGGAGATGAATACAGTCTTCAGAGAAACACGCGAAATG CAGAATTCTCTCACTTGTTCTGGGACGAAGTATGCCAAAATGAAGATGATCTGTTATACATGCTGGATGAGCATACTCCCATTAAAGATTGTGCAGATCTGGGACACCAAGTTTCTGATGTTGGAG ATGAAACTACCAAAGGTTTGGAAGAATGCAAGGATTCTAATCAACTTAAGAGGAGACGCACGCTCCAGTTCACTACTGATACCAATGAGGCTGCAAACGACCAAATGACCTCTACAGTTTTCAAATCTAAG TTGATGGAGAGCTCCATGATGGAAGATGGGATTTCAGAAAGTTTAGAGTGCACCACACAGTGGACTTTGGGCTTCTCAG ATGATAGGTCTGCCATCAACTCTGACGGGTTGGATCAGTCATCCGATGGGTGGCTAGTAGATTACCTGAATGAAAGCGAGACACATTGCAGCCCTGATGAAAA GAACAATATTGTAGCCTTCAATCAGCAAGTTGATATTTCTG AGTTCTACCATGATTCACCTGCCATGGAAACTGACATGGTGCCAGAGACTCCTGCTCCAGCACATCTGAAATTCTTTAATG GTAAAATGTCATATATCAAAGGTCCAAAAAAGTTGACTACCTCAATTGCTTATCCTTTTGCTCTTATTAAGCCTTGTGGAGTTCACGGGGATGTGACTTTGAAGGACATAAATCAACGGATTCTTGCTCCACTGCCATCAAAATCAAAGCTTAAGAAGGATGAGGATCCATCCATTTCTTATCCAACCTCGGCTTTCTCTGGGAAGCCTGTGGTTGTCAAAACAAAAATACGCACTGAAGGTGGACAAGGTAGCATTACAATTATGAGAACGAAAGGTTGA
- the LOC103994150 gene encoding protein XRI1 isoform X2 — protein MVLFDGTSRQRWFERRCMICSIGGSFRGWGFPVWFSDLGLLLPLIRPSCCGMWEWQGDEYSLQRNTRNEFSHLFWDEVCQNEDDLLYMLDEHTPIKDCADLGHQVSDVGDETTKGLEECKDSNQLKRRRTLQFTTDTNEAANDQMTSTVFKSKLMESSMMEDGISESLECTTQWTLGFSDDRSAINSDGLDQSSDGWLVDYLNESETHCSPDEKNNIVAFNQQVDISEFYHDSPAMETDMVPETPAPAHLKFFNGVLGKMSYIKGPKKLTTSIAYPFALIKPCGVHGDVTLKDINQRILAPLPSKSKLKKDEDPSISYPTSAFSGKPVVVKTKIRTEGGQGSITIMRTKG, from the exons ATGGTACTGTTTGATGGAACTTCAAGACAGAGATGGTTCGAAAGGCGATGCATGATTTGTAGCATTGGCGGCTCCTTTAGGGGTTGGGGTTTTCCTGTTTGGTTTTCCGATCTTGGACTTCTTCTACCGTTGATTCGCCCCTCCTG CTGTGGGATGTGGGAGTGGCAAGGAGATGAATACAGTCTTCAGAGAAACACGCGAAATG AATTCTCTCACTTGTTCTGGGACGAAGTATGCCAAAATGAAGATGATCTGTTATACATGCTGGATGAGCATACTCCCATTAAAGATTGTGCAGATCTGGGACACCAAGTTTCTGATGTTGGAG ATGAAACTACCAAAGGTTTGGAAGAATGCAAGGATTCTAATCAACTTAAGAGGAGACGCACGCTCCAGTTCACTACTGATACCAATGAGGCTGCAAACGACCAAATGACCTCTACAGTTTTCAAATCTAAG TTGATGGAGAGCTCCATGATGGAAGATGGGATTTCAGAAAGTTTAGAGTGCACCACACAGTGGACTTTGGGCTTCTCAG ATGATAGGTCTGCCATCAACTCTGACGGGTTGGATCAGTCATCCGATGGGTGGCTAGTAGATTACCTGAATGAAAGCGAGACACATTGCAGCCCTGATGAAAA GAACAATATTGTAGCCTTCAATCAGCAAGTTGATATTTCTG AGTTCTACCATGATTCACCTGCCATGGAAACTGACATGGTGCCAGAGACTCCTGCTCCAGCACATCTGAAATTCTTTAATGGTGTGCTTG GTAAAATGTCATATATCAAAGGTCCAAAAAAGTTGACTACCTCAATTGCTTATCCTTTTGCTCTTATTAAGCCTTGTGGAGTTCACGGGGATGTGACTTTGAAGGACATAAATCAACGGATTCTTGCTCCACTGCCATCAAAATCAAAGCTTAAGAAGGATGAGGATCCATCCATTTCTTATCCAACCTCGGCTTTCTCTGGGAAGCCTGTGGTTGTCAAAACAAAAATACGCACTGAAGGTGGACAAGGTAGCATTACAATTATGAGAACGAAAGGTTGA
- the LOC103994150 gene encoding protein XRI1 isoform X4: protein MVLFDGTSRQRWFERRCMICSIGGSFRGWGFPVWFSDLGLLLPLIRPSCCGMWEWQGDEYSLQRNTRNEFSHLFWDEVCQNEDDLLYMLDEHTPIKDCADLGHQVSDVGDETTKGLEECKDSNQLKRRRTLQFTTDTNEAANDQMTSTVFKSKLMESSMMEDGISESLECTTQWTLGFSDDRSAINSDGLDQSSDGWLVDYLNESETHCSPDEKNNIVAFNQQVDISEFYHDSPAMETDMVPETPAPAHLKFFNGKMSYIKGPKKLTTSIAYPFALIKPCGVHGDVTLKDINQRILAPLPSKSKLKKDEDPSISYPTSAFSGKPVVVKTKIRTEGGQGSITIMRTKG from the exons ATGGTACTGTTTGATGGAACTTCAAGACAGAGATGGTTCGAAAGGCGATGCATGATTTGTAGCATTGGCGGCTCCTTTAGGGGTTGGGGTTTTCCTGTTTGGTTTTCCGATCTTGGACTTCTTCTACCGTTGATTCGCCCCTCCTG CTGTGGGATGTGGGAGTGGCAAGGAGATGAATACAGTCTTCAGAGAAACACGCGAAATG AATTCTCTCACTTGTTCTGGGACGAAGTATGCCAAAATGAAGATGATCTGTTATACATGCTGGATGAGCATACTCCCATTAAAGATTGTGCAGATCTGGGACACCAAGTTTCTGATGTTGGAG ATGAAACTACCAAAGGTTTGGAAGAATGCAAGGATTCTAATCAACTTAAGAGGAGACGCACGCTCCAGTTCACTACTGATACCAATGAGGCTGCAAACGACCAAATGACCTCTACAGTTTTCAAATCTAAG TTGATGGAGAGCTCCATGATGGAAGATGGGATTTCAGAAAGTTTAGAGTGCACCACACAGTGGACTTTGGGCTTCTCAG ATGATAGGTCTGCCATCAACTCTGACGGGTTGGATCAGTCATCCGATGGGTGGCTAGTAGATTACCTGAATGAAAGCGAGACACATTGCAGCCCTGATGAAAA GAACAATATTGTAGCCTTCAATCAGCAAGTTGATATTTCTG AGTTCTACCATGATTCACCTGCCATGGAAACTGACATGGTGCCAGAGACTCCTGCTCCAGCACATCTGAAATTCTTTAATG GTAAAATGTCATATATCAAAGGTCCAAAAAAGTTGACTACCTCAATTGCTTATCCTTTTGCTCTTATTAAGCCTTGTGGAGTTCACGGGGATGTGACTTTGAAGGACATAAATCAACGGATTCTTGCTCCACTGCCATCAAAATCAAAGCTTAAGAAGGATGAGGATCCATCCATTTCTTATCCAACCTCGGCTTTCTCTGGGAAGCCTGTGGTTGTCAAAACAAAAATACGCACTGAAGGTGGACAAGGTAGCATTACAATTATGAGAACGAAAGGTTGA
- the LOC103994150 gene encoding protein XRI1 isoform X6, with amino-acid sequence MDRMKIEIGGSRDVFFAAIVSQVREFSICGMWEWQGDEYSLQRNTRNEFSHLFWDEVCQNEDDLLYMLDEHTPIKDCADLGHQVSDVGDETTKGLEECKDSNQLKRRRTLQFTTDTNEAANDQMTSTVFKSKLMESSMMEDGISESLECTTQWTLGFSDDRSAINSDGLDQSSDGWLVDYLNESETHCSPDEKNNIVAFNQQVDISEFYHDSPAMETDMVPETPAPAHLKFFNGVLGKMSYIKGPKKLTTSIAYPFALIKPCGVHGDVTLKDINQRILAPLPSKSKLKKDEDPSISYPTSAFSGKPVVVKTKIRTEGGQGSITIMRTKG; translated from the exons ATGGATCGGATGAAGATTGAGATCGGCGGTTCTCGCGATGTTTTTTTTGCTGCGATCGTTTCACAAGTTCGCGAGTTTTCGAT CTGTGGGATGTGGGAGTGGCAAGGAGATGAATACAGTCTTCAGAGAAACACGCGAAATG AATTCTCTCACTTGTTCTGGGACGAAGTATGCCAAAATGAAGATGATCTGTTATACATGCTGGATGAGCATACTCCCATTAAAGATTGTGCAGATCTGGGACACCAAGTTTCTGATGTTGGAG ATGAAACTACCAAAGGTTTGGAAGAATGCAAGGATTCTAATCAACTTAAGAGGAGACGCACGCTCCAGTTCACTACTGATACCAATGAGGCTGCAAACGACCAAATGACCTCTACAGTTTTCAAATCTAAG TTGATGGAGAGCTCCATGATGGAAGATGGGATTTCAGAAAGTTTAGAGTGCACCACACAGTGGACTTTGGGCTTCTCAG ATGATAGGTCTGCCATCAACTCTGACGGGTTGGATCAGTCATCCGATGGGTGGCTAGTAGATTACCTGAATGAAAGCGAGACACATTGCAGCCCTGATGAAAA GAACAATATTGTAGCCTTCAATCAGCAAGTTGATATTTCTG AGTTCTACCATGATTCACCTGCCATGGAAACTGACATGGTGCCAGAGACTCCTGCTCCAGCACATCTGAAATTCTTTAATGGTGTGCTTG GTAAAATGTCATATATCAAAGGTCCAAAAAAGTTGACTACCTCAATTGCTTATCCTTTTGCTCTTATTAAGCCTTGTGGAGTTCACGGGGATGTGACTTTGAAGGACATAAATCAACGGATTCTTGCTCCACTGCCATCAAAATCAAAGCTTAAGAAGGATGAGGATCCATCCATTTCTTATCCAACCTCGGCTTTCTCTGGGAAGCCTGTGGTTGTCAAAACAAAAATACGCACTGAAGGTGGACAAGGTAGCATTACAATTATGAGAACGAAAGGTTGA
- the LOC103994150 gene encoding protein XRI1 isoform X5: MDRMKIEIGGSRDVFFAAIVSQVREFSICGMWEWQGDEYSLQRNTRNAEFSHLFWDEVCQNEDDLLYMLDEHTPIKDCADLGHQVSDVGDETTKGLEECKDSNQLKRRRTLQFTTDTNEAANDQMTSTVFKSKLMESSMMEDGISESLECTTQWTLGFSDDRSAINSDGLDQSSDGWLVDYLNESETHCSPDEKNNIVAFNQQVDISEFYHDSPAMETDMVPETPAPAHLKFFNGVLGKMSYIKGPKKLTTSIAYPFALIKPCGVHGDVTLKDINQRILAPLPSKSKLKKDEDPSISYPTSAFSGKPVVVKTKIRTEGGQGSITIMRTKG, encoded by the exons ATGGATCGGATGAAGATTGAGATCGGCGGTTCTCGCGATGTTTTTTTTGCTGCGATCGTTTCACAAGTTCGCGAGTTTTCGAT CTGTGGGATGTGGGAGTGGCAAGGAGATGAATACAGTCTTCAGAGAAACACGCGAAATG CAGAATTCTCTCACTTGTTCTGGGACGAAGTATGCCAAAATGAAGATGATCTGTTATACATGCTGGATGAGCATACTCCCATTAAAGATTGTGCAGATCTGGGACACCAAGTTTCTGATGTTGGAG ATGAAACTACCAAAGGTTTGGAAGAATGCAAGGATTCTAATCAACTTAAGAGGAGACGCACGCTCCAGTTCACTACTGATACCAATGAGGCTGCAAACGACCAAATGACCTCTACAGTTTTCAAATCTAAG TTGATGGAGAGCTCCATGATGGAAGATGGGATTTCAGAAAGTTTAGAGTGCACCACACAGTGGACTTTGGGCTTCTCAG ATGATAGGTCTGCCATCAACTCTGACGGGTTGGATCAGTCATCCGATGGGTGGCTAGTAGATTACCTGAATGAAAGCGAGACACATTGCAGCCCTGATGAAAA GAACAATATTGTAGCCTTCAATCAGCAAGTTGATATTTCTG AGTTCTACCATGATTCACCTGCCATGGAAACTGACATGGTGCCAGAGACTCCTGCTCCAGCACATCTGAAATTCTTTAATGGTGTGCTTG GTAAAATGTCATATATCAAAGGTCCAAAAAAGTTGACTACCTCAATTGCTTATCCTTTTGCTCTTATTAAGCCTTGTGGAGTTCACGGGGATGTGACTTTGAAGGACATAAATCAACGGATTCTTGCTCCACTGCCATCAAAATCAAAGCTTAAGAAGGATGAGGATCCATCCATTTCTTATCCAACCTCGGCTTTCTCTGGGAAGCCTGTGGTTGTCAAAACAAAAATACGCACTGAAGGTGGACAAGGTAGCATTACAATTATGAGAACGAAAGGTTGA
- the LOC103994150 gene encoding protein XRI1 isoform X10 codes for MWEWQGDEYSLQRNTRNEFSHLFWDEVCQNEDDLLYMLDEHTPIKDCADLGHQVSDVGDETTKGLEECKDSNQLKRRRTLQFTTDTNEAANDQMTSTVFKSKLMESSMMEDGISESLECTTQWTLGFSDDRSAINSDGLDQSSDGWLVDYLNESETHCSPDEKNNIVAFNQQVDISEFYHDSPAMETDMVPETPAPAHLKFFNGVLGKMSYIKGPKKLTTSIAYPFALIKPCGVHGDVTLKDINQRILAPLPSKSKLKKDEDPSISYPTSAFSGKPVVVKTKIRTEGGQGSITIMRTKG; via the exons ATGTGGGAGTGGCAAGGAGATGAATACAGTCTTCAGAGAAACACGCGAAATG AATTCTCTCACTTGTTCTGGGACGAAGTATGCCAAAATGAAGATGATCTGTTATACATGCTGGATGAGCATACTCCCATTAAAGATTGTGCAGATCTGGGACACCAAGTTTCTGATGTTGGAG ATGAAACTACCAAAGGTTTGGAAGAATGCAAGGATTCTAATCAACTTAAGAGGAGACGCACGCTCCAGTTCACTACTGATACCAATGAGGCTGCAAACGACCAAATGACCTCTACAGTTTTCAAATCTAAG TTGATGGAGAGCTCCATGATGGAAGATGGGATTTCAGAAAGTTTAGAGTGCACCACACAGTGGACTTTGGGCTTCTCAG ATGATAGGTCTGCCATCAACTCTGACGGGTTGGATCAGTCATCCGATGGGTGGCTAGTAGATTACCTGAATGAAAGCGAGACACATTGCAGCCCTGATGAAAA GAACAATATTGTAGCCTTCAATCAGCAAGTTGATATTTCTG AGTTCTACCATGATTCACCTGCCATGGAAACTGACATGGTGCCAGAGACTCCTGCTCCAGCACATCTGAAATTCTTTAATGGTGTGCTTG GTAAAATGTCATATATCAAAGGTCCAAAAAAGTTGACTACCTCAATTGCTTATCCTTTTGCTCTTATTAAGCCTTGTGGAGTTCACGGGGATGTGACTTTGAAGGACATAAATCAACGGATTCTTGCTCCACTGCCATCAAAATCAAAGCTTAAGAAGGATGAGGATCCATCCATTTCTTATCCAACCTCGGCTTTCTCTGGGAAGCCTGTGGTTGTCAAAACAAAAATACGCACTGAAGGTGGACAAGGTAGCATTACAATTATGAGAACGAAAGGTTGA
- the LOC103994150 gene encoding protein XRI1 isoform X9, giving the protein MWEWQGDEYSLQRNTRNAEFSHLFWDEVCQNEDDLLYMLDEHTPIKDCADLGHQVSDVGDETTKGLEECKDSNQLKRRRTLQFTTDTNEAANDQMTSTVFKSKLMESSMMEDGISESLECTTQWTLGFSDDRSAINSDGLDQSSDGWLVDYLNESETHCSPDEKNNIVAFNQQVDISEFYHDSPAMETDMVPETPAPAHLKFFNGVLGKMSYIKGPKKLTTSIAYPFALIKPCGVHGDVTLKDINQRILAPLPSKSKLKKDEDPSISYPTSAFSGKPVVVKTKIRTEGGQGSITIMRTKG; this is encoded by the exons ATGTGGGAGTGGCAAGGAGATGAATACAGTCTTCAGAGAAACACGCGAAATG CAGAATTCTCTCACTTGTTCTGGGACGAAGTATGCCAAAATGAAGATGATCTGTTATACATGCTGGATGAGCATACTCCCATTAAAGATTGTGCAGATCTGGGACACCAAGTTTCTGATGTTGGAG ATGAAACTACCAAAGGTTTGGAAGAATGCAAGGATTCTAATCAACTTAAGAGGAGACGCACGCTCCAGTTCACTACTGATACCAATGAGGCTGCAAACGACCAAATGACCTCTACAGTTTTCAAATCTAAG TTGATGGAGAGCTCCATGATGGAAGATGGGATTTCAGAAAGTTTAGAGTGCACCACACAGTGGACTTTGGGCTTCTCAG ATGATAGGTCTGCCATCAACTCTGACGGGTTGGATCAGTCATCCGATGGGTGGCTAGTAGATTACCTGAATGAAAGCGAGACACATTGCAGCCCTGATGAAAA GAACAATATTGTAGCCTTCAATCAGCAAGTTGATATTTCTG AGTTCTACCATGATTCACCTGCCATGGAAACTGACATGGTGCCAGAGACTCCTGCTCCAGCACATCTGAAATTCTTTAATGGTGTGCTTG GTAAAATGTCATATATCAAAGGTCCAAAAAAGTTGACTACCTCAATTGCTTATCCTTTTGCTCTTATTAAGCCTTGTGGAGTTCACGGGGATGTGACTTTGAAGGACATAAATCAACGGATTCTTGCTCCACTGCCATCAAAATCAAAGCTTAAGAAGGATGAGGATCCATCCATTTCTTATCCAACCTCGGCTTTCTCTGGGAAGCCTGTGGTTGTCAAAACAAAAATACGCACTGAAGGTGGACAAGGTAGCATTACAATTATGAGAACGAAAGGTTGA